In Arachis stenosperma cultivar V10309 chromosome 1, arast.V10309.gnm1.PFL2, whole genome shotgun sequence, one DNA window encodes the following:
- the LOC130962246 gene encoding zinc finger CCCH domain-containing protein 32-like — translation MDEASLMRNTDCVYFLASPLTCKKGAECEYRHNEIARLNPRDCWYWLSGSCLNPTCAFRHPPLDGQTGVSSEPTQSAVPANKTMVPCYFFFNGYCNKGDRCSFLHGHDESHFTVKPVKNDKGGTDPPNLENKVLSGTAPSTTETHSNPSLTAPKALPTFKPPPKEDLQLSLPKNVKQQGDFPTYVKQQGDSPTYAVEYEEATVAGSESPYPEGRFVDNISQRCSEQGSEEQVNGHIEPDERWESSSPGFDVLVHDESANLGYEEDPEYLPDGEHEELNEQYLGYEFENPVEYDNMCRKADILYEQEMYDDYRRLDRDLTRANGRRVCDCSSDIILDSMLTRKRIQMSDIATCDGKLDLRDHLRRRRESSGPPDASFIRRHESSSLMVRNRERHQRHYNEQRPRGRLSSQVGITTIDPIGEVETLSIANKPRLSRNSQQHWPRKHYREKPSKRQFHSSNDSRRPVFKQRRFVHESSTFSGPKSLAEIREEKKKAAGSFHCKSTSPDFQDPKPLSEILKGKRSVDGVGDVNVCSN, via the exons ATGGACGAAGCTTCGTTGATGCGCAACACCGATTGCGTTTATTTCTTGGCATCTCCCCTCACTTGCAAGAAG GGAGCTGAATGCGAGTATCGGCATAATGAGATTGCGAGGCTTAACCCTAGGGATTGCTGGTACTGGTTATCTGGCAGTTGCCTTAATCCAACATGTGCTTTCAGGCACCCT CCATTGGATGGCCAGACTGGAGTTTCATCTGAGCCAACACAGTCTGCTGTGCCTGCAAATAAGACAATGGTTCCCTGTTATTTTTTCTTCAATGGATATTGCAATAAAGGCGACAGATGCTCATTTTTGCATGGGCATGATGAGAGCCATTTCACTGTAAAGCCTGTAAAGAATGACAAGGGAGGCACTGATCCACCCAACCTAGAGAATAAGGTGTTGTCAGGAACTGCCCCATCAACAACTGAAACTCATTCGAACCCATCGTTAACTGCCCCAAAGGCTTTGCCCACTTTCAAGCCTCCACCTAAGGAAGATCTTCAACTATCCTTACCAAAAAATGTTAAACAGCAAGGTGATTTCCCTACATATGTTAAACAGCAAGGTGATTCCCCTACATATGCTGTTGAGTATGAAGAAGCTACAGTTGCAGGGTCGGAGTCTCCGTATCCAGAAGGAAGATTTGTTGATAACATCTCTCAACGATGCAGTGAGCAGGGTTCAGAGGAGCAAGTAAATGGTCACATTGAGCCTGATGAACGTTGGGAATCATCATCCCCTGGATTTGATGTTCTTGTTCATGATGAATCGGCAAACTTGGGCTATGAGGAGGATCCTGAATATCTTCCTGATGGGGAACATGAGGAACTGAATGAACAATACTTGGGGTATGAATTTGAAAACCCAGTTGAGTATGATAATATGTGCCGCAAAGCTGACATCCTGTATGAACAAGAAATGTATGATGATTATAGACGTTTAGATAGAGATCTTACTCGTGCTAATGGCAGAAGAGTTTGTGATTGTTCCAGTGATATAATCTTAGATTCTATGTTGACTAGGAAAAGGATTCAGATGAGTGATATAGCTACCTGTGACGGGAAGTTAGATCTACGAGACCATCTGAGAAGACGAAGGGAAAGTAGTGGTCCACCTGATGCAAGTTTCATCAGACGACATGAATCCTCTTCTTTGATGGTTCGAAACCGGGAAAGGCATCAAAGGCATTACAATGAACAGAGACCAAGGGGAAGATTGTCATCGCAAGTGGGAATTACCACTATAGACCCCATTGGAGAGGTTGAAACTCTTTCAATTGCTAACAAGCCAAGGTTATCTAGGAATTCCCAGCAGCATTGGCCAAGGAAGCATTATAGAGAAAAGCCAtctaaacgccagtttcatTCATCCAATGACTCCAGGAGACCAGTTTTCAAGCAAAGGAGATTTGTTCACGAGTCCTCTACATTTTCAGGACCCAAGAGCCTTGCAGAAAttagagaagagaagaaaaaggcTGCAGGAAGTTTTCACTGCAAAAGCACATCACCTGATTTTCAGGACCCCAAACCTCTTAGTGAAATTCTCAAGGGCAAAAGGAGTGTGGACGGAGTTGGAGATGTCAATGTCTGCAGCAACTGA